The following are encoded together in the Streptomyces rapamycinicus NRRL 5491 genome:
- a CDS encoding NUDIX hydrolase has protein sequence MSTTNGQWYPPEWPERIRLLSTGELTPVAPRRAATVLLLRDGPYGTAGQHAPQDAQGGDGEHTPDEPDAAEQPGTARESAGAPEPAEAAEGSETPPEGVQDAAGGATGPAVYMLRRRASMAFAGGAYAYPGGAVDPRDERMVTWAGPSRAQWARRLGLDPSEGTQAQAIVCAAVRETFEEAGVLLAGPTPHTVVADTTGDDWEADRAALVARDLSFAEFLDRRGLVLRSDLLSCWARWITPEFEPRRYDTWFFVAALPRGQRTRNASTEADRTVWIRPGDAADGYDRGELLMMPPTIATLRQLAGYGSIADALAAATDRDLTPVLARARVENGELVLSWPGHDEFTKHIPGATGGPSA, from the coding sequence ATGTCCACTACGAATGGCCAGTGGTACCCACCCGAGTGGCCAGAGCGGATCCGGCTCCTGTCGACCGGTGAGCTCACACCGGTGGCACCGCGCCGGGCCGCCACCGTCCTGCTGCTGCGGGACGGACCGTACGGAACGGCCGGGCAGCACGCACCACAGGACGCACAGGGCGGGGACGGGGAGCACACACCGGACGAGCCCGACGCGGCGGAGCAGCCCGGCACGGCGCGGGAGTCCGCGGGGGCGCCGGAGCCCGCAGAGGCCGCGGAAGGCTCTGAAACGCCCCCAGAGGGCGTGCAGGACGCGGCGGGAGGGGCCACCGGCCCCGCCGTCTACATGTTGCGCAGACGCGCCTCCATGGCCTTCGCCGGAGGCGCGTACGCCTATCCGGGCGGGGCCGTGGACCCGCGCGACGAGCGGATGGTCACCTGGGCCGGCCCCTCGCGGGCGCAGTGGGCGCGGCGGCTGGGCCTGGACCCGAGCGAGGGGACGCAGGCGCAGGCCATCGTGTGCGCGGCGGTCCGCGAGACCTTCGAGGAGGCGGGGGTGCTGCTGGCGGGCCCGACGCCGCACACCGTGGTCGCGGACACGACGGGGGACGACTGGGAGGCGGACCGCGCGGCGCTGGTCGCCCGGGATCTGTCCTTCGCGGAGTTCCTGGACCGCCGGGGGCTCGTGCTCCGCTCGGACCTGCTGAGCTGCTGGGCGCGCTGGATCACCCCGGAGTTCGAACCGCGCCGCTACGACACCTGGTTCTTCGTGGCTGCGCTGCCGCGGGGGCAGCGCACCCGTAATGCCTCCACGGAGGCGGACCGGACCGTCTGGATCCGTCCGGGTGACGCGGCCGACGGCTACGACCGGGGCGAGCTGCTGATGATGCCGCCCACGATCGCGACGCTGCGCCAGCTCGCGGGCTACGGCTCGATCGCCGACGCGCTGGCCGCCGCGACGGACCGGGACCTGACGCCGGTGCTGGCCCGGGCGCGGGTGGAGAACGGGGAGCTGGTGCTGAGTTGGCCGGGCCATGATGAGTTCACCAAGCACATCCCGGGAGCCACGGGGGGACCTTCCGCATGA
- a CDS encoding MBL fold metallo-hydrolase, protein MTYASALPGQPRGGTIGGPATDRAVCVLAPNASPMTLDGTNTWIVAEPDSDLAVVIDPGPLDDTHLEEVIATAERAGRRIALTLLTHGHPDHAEGAARFAELTRTSVRALDPALRLGDEGLELGDVITTGGLELRVVPTPGHTADSLSFHLPADGAVLTGDTVLGRGTTVVAHPDGRLGDYLDSLRRLRSLAVDDGVDTVLPGHGPVLNDARGAVEYYLAHRANRLAQVETAVEDGYGTPSEVVAHVYADVDRSLWPAAELSVRAQLDYLREHGLI, encoded by the coding sequence ATGACGTACGCATCCGCTCTGCCCGGCCAGCCGCGCGGGGGCACCATCGGTGGCCCGGCCACCGACCGGGCCGTCTGCGTCCTGGCGCCGAACGCTTCGCCCATGACCCTGGACGGCACCAACACCTGGATCGTCGCCGAGCCCGATTCCGACCTCGCCGTCGTCATCGACCCCGGGCCGCTGGACGACACCCATCTCGAGGAGGTCATCGCGACCGCCGAGCGGGCGGGCAGGCGGATCGCGCTGACCCTGCTCACCCATGGCCACCCGGACCACGCGGAGGGCGCGGCGCGCTTCGCCGAGCTGACGCGGACGTCCGTAAGGGCGCTGGATCCGGCGCTGCGGCTGGGGGACGAGGGACTGGAGCTGGGGGACGTCATAACCACCGGCGGTCTGGAGCTGCGGGTGGTGCCCACGCCCGGTCACACCGCCGACTCGCTGTCCTTCCACCTTCCGGCCGACGGCGCGGTCCTTACGGGCGACACGGTGCTCGGGCGGGGCACGACCGTCGTCGCGCATCCGGACGGGCGGCTCGGCGACTACCTGGACTCGCTGCGGCGGCTGCGCTCGCTGGCGGTGGACGACGGGGTGGACACCGTCCTGCCGGGCCACGGACCGGTGCTGAACGACGCCCGGGGCGCCGTGGAGTACTACCTCGCGCATCGCGCCAACCGGCTCGCGCAGGTGGAGACGGCGGTCGAGGACGGCTACGGGACGCCGTCGGAGGTCGTGGCGCATGTGTACGCGGACGTGGACCGGTCCCTGTGGCCGGCGGCGGAGCTGTCCGTCCGGGCCCAGCTGGACTATCTGCGCGAGCACGGGCTGATCTGA
- a CDS encoding Crp/Fnr family transcriptional regulator has product MDDVLRRAPLFAALDDEQAAELRASMGEVTLARGDALFHEGDPGDRLYVVTEGKVKLHRTSPDGRENMLAVLGPGELIGELSLFDPGPRTATATALTEVKLLGLGHGDLQPWLNARPEVASALLRAVARRLRKTNDQMSDLVFSDVPGRVARALLDLSRRFGVQSEEGIHVVHDLTQEELAQLVGASRETVNKALADFAGRGWLRLEARAVILLDVERLAKRSR; this is encoded by the coding sequence GTGGACGACGTTCTGCGGCGCGCCCCGCTCTTCGCGGCGCTCGATGACGAGCAGGCCGCTGAGCTGCGCGCCTCCATGGGAGAGGTCACCCTCGCGCGGGGTGACGCACTCTTCCACGAAGGGGACCCCGGCGATCGCCTGTACGTGGTCACCGAGGGCAAGGTGAAGCTCCACCGCACCTCTCCCGACGGCCGCGAGAACATGCTGGCCGTGCTCGGCCCCGGCGAGCTGATCGGCGAGCTGTCGCTGTTCGACCCGGGCCCGCGCACCGCCACCGCCACCGCCCTCACCGAAGTCAAGCTGCTCGGCCTCGGCCACGGCGATCTCCAGCCGTGGCTGAACGCCCGGCCCGAGGTCGCCTCCGCGCTGCTGCGCGCGGTCGCCCGGCGCCTGCGCAAGACCAACGACCAGATGTCCGACCTGGTCTTCTCCGACGTCCCCGGCCGGGTCGCCAGGGCCCTGCTCGACCTTTCGCGCCGCTTCGGCGTGCAGTCGGAGGAGGGCATCCACGTCGTCCACGACCTGACCCAGGAGGAGCTGGCCCAGCTGGTCGGCGCCTCCCGCGAGACCGTCAACAAGGCCCTCGCCGACTTCGCGGGCCGCGGCTGGCTGCGTCTGGAGGCGCGCGCGGTGATCCTGCTGGACGTCGAGCGGCTGGCCAAGCGCTCCCGCTGA
- the nth gene encoding endonuclease III: protein MTAPRNSAVGEQGSADSTEASKPHKSVKGSKGARPESRLALVRRARRINRELADVYPYAHPELDFENSFQLLVATVLSAQTTDLRVNQTTPALFAAYPTPEDMAAADPEALEQLIRPTGFFRAKAKSLLGLSAALRDRFGGEVPGRLEDLVTLPGVGRKTANVVLGNAFGVPGLTVDTHFGRLVRRWKWTAQEDPEKVEAAIAALFPKSEWTMLSHRIIFHGRRVCHARKPACGACPIAPLCPAYGEGETDPDKAKKLLKYEMGGQPGQRLRPPSDYPGRPAAPLGAAE, encoded by the coding sequence GTGACCGCACCTCGTAATTCCGCTGTGGGCGAACAAGGTTCCGCCGACTCGACAGAAGCCTCGAAACCGCATAAATCGGTCAAGGGCTCGAAGGGCGCCCGCCCCGAGTCCCGGCTCGCCCTCGTCCGCCGCGCCCGGCGCATCAACCGCGAGCTCGCCGACGTGTATCCGTACGCCCACCCCGAGCTGGACTTCGAGAACTCGTTCCAGCTGCTGGTGGCCACGGTCCTGTCGGCCCAGACCACCGATCTGCGGGTCAACCAGACCACCCCCGCGCTCTTCGCCGCCTATCCGACGCCCGAGGACATGGCCGCCGCCGACCCGGAGGCGCTGGAGCAGCTGATCCGGCCCACCGGCTTCTTCCGCGCCAAGGCCAAATCGCTGCTCGGCCTGTCCGCCGCCCTGCGCGACCGGTTCGGCGGCGAGGTCCCGGGCCGGCTCGAGGACCTGGTCACCCTGCCCGGTGTCGGCCGTAAGACGGCCAATGTGGTGCTCGGCAATGCCTTCGGAGTGCCGGGCCTGACCGTGGACACCCACTTCGGGCGGCTGGTGCGGCGCTGGAAGTGGACCGCCCAGGAGGACCCCGAGAAGGTCGAGGCGGCGATCGCCGCGCTCTTCCCCAAGAGCGAGTGGACGATGCTCTCGCACCGCATCATCTTCCACGGCCGCCGCGTCTGCCACGCCCGCAAGCCCGCGTGCGGCGCCTGCCCGATCGCCCCGCTCTGCCCGGCGTACGGGGAGGGCGAGACCGACCCGGACAAGGCGAAGAAGCTGCTGAAGTACGAGATGGGCGGCCAGCCTGGCCAGCGCCTGCGCCCGCCGTCCGACTACCCCGGCCGTCCCGCCGCCCCTCTGGGGGCCGCCGAGTGA
- a CDS encoding NUDIX hydrolase, with the protein MTSTYGEVEVSVQGLPEWLLPVARLAETIEPRQLSRFLPPAHGGGRPSAVLVLFGEGPGGPELLLMERSGSLRSHAGQPSFPGGALDPEDGDPEEEGPLRAALREAEEETGLDPSGVQVFAVLPRLYIPVSGFVVTPVLGWWRRPTPVGPVDPAETARVFTVPVADLTDPANRATTVHPSGHRGPAFLVGSALVWGFTAGVIDRILHYAGWERPWDRAKRVPLDWRA; encoded by the coding sequence GTGACGAGCACGTACGGGGAAGTGGAGGTCAGCGTCCAGGGGCTGCCCGAGTGGCTGCTCCCGGTGGCCCGGCTGGCCGAGACGATCGAGCCGCGCCAGCTGAGCCGGTTTCTGCCGCCCGCGCATGGCGGAGGCCGCCCCTCCGCCGTGCTGGTGCTCTTCGGCGAGGGCCCCGGTGGCCCGGAGCTGCTGCTCATGGAGCGCTCCGGCTCGCTGCGCTCGCACGCCGGTCAGCCCTCCTTCCCCGGCGGTGCCCTCGACCCGGAGGACGGCGATCCGGAGGAGGAGGGTCCGCTGCGCGCTGCGCTGCGCGAGGCCGAGGAGGAGACCGGGCTCGACCCCTCGGGGGTCCAGGTCTTCGCGGTGCTGCCGCGGCTCTACATCCCGGTGAGCGGCTTCGTCGTCACCCCGGTGCTGGGCTGGTGGCGCCGGCCCACCCCGGTCGGGCCGGTGGACCCGGCCGAGACGGCCCGGGTCTTCACGGTTCCCGTGGCGGATCTCACGGACCCGGCGAACCGGGCCACCACCGTCCACCCCAGCGGCCACCGCGGGCCCGCCTTCCTGGTGGGATCAGCTCTGGTCTGGGGTTTCACCGCCGGAGTGATCGATCGCATCCTGCATTACGCGGGGTGGGAGCGACCGTGGGACCGAGCCAAGCGCGTCCCACTCGACTGGCGCGCGTGA
- a CDS encoding MarP family serine protease, whose amino-acid sequence MNVLDILLLLAAVWFAIVGYRQGFVVGVLSVTGFIGGGLIAIYLLPLIWDGTTDDKASPGTVGAVVAIVLVIVCASVGQAATTHLGNKLRRYITWSPARALDATGGALVNVLAMLLVAWLIGSLVAQTSLPTLGREVRDSKVLLGVSRVVPDEANTWFTDFSSVLAQNGFPQVFSPFANEPITTVPQPDPALAQSPVATRAQESIVKVVGTAPSCGKVLEGSGFVFAPNRVMTNAHVVGGVSDPTVQIGGEGRLYDAKVVLYDWKRDIAVLDVPSLQAPALQFAQDDARTGDGAIVAGFPENGAFDVRAARVRGRIEANGPDIYRRSTVHRDVYSLYATVRQGNSGGPLLTPQGRVYGVVFAKSLDDANTGYALTADEVSEDIQKGRTADQPVDSQGCAL is encoded by the coding sequence GTGAATGTGCTGGACATCCTGCTGCTGCTCGCCGCCGTGTGGTTCGCGATCGTCGGCTACCGCCAGGGTTTCGTCGTCGGCGTGCTGTCGGTGACGGGGTTCATCGGAGGTGGGTTGATCGCGATCTATCTGCTGCCGCTCATATGGGACGGCACCACCGACGACAAGGCATCCCCCGGCACCGTCGGTGCCGTGGTGGCGATCGTCCTGGTGATCGTGTGCGCCTCGGTCGGCCAGGCGGCCACCACCCACCTGGGGAACAAGCTGCGGCGGTACATCACCTGGTCACCGGCGCGCGCCCTGGACGCGACCGGCGGCGCGCTGGTGAACGTCCTGGCGATGCTGCTGGTGGCCTGGCTGATCGGCTCGCTGGTGGCCCAGACCTCGCTCCCCACCCTGGGCAGGGAGGTCCGCGACTCCAAGGTGCTGCTCGGGGTGTCCCGCGTCGTTCCCGACGAGGCGAACACCTGGTTCACCGACTTCTCCTCCGTGCTCGCGCAGAACGGCTTCCCGCAGGTCTTCTCGCCCTTCGCCAACGAGCCGATCACCACGGTGCCGCAGCCCGACCCCGCGCTCGCCCAGTCGCCGGTGGCCACGCGGGCGCAGGAGAGCATCGTCAAGGTCGTCGGCACCGCTCCAAGCTGCGGCAAGGTCCTCGAGGGCAGCGGCTTCGTGTTCGCCCCGAACCGGGTCATGACCAACGCCCATGTCGTCGGCGGCGTCAGCGACCCGACCGTGCAGATAGGCGGCGAGGGCCGGCTCTACGACGCCAAGGTCGTGCTCTACGACTGGAAGCGCGATATCGCGGTCCTCGATGTGCCCTCGCTGCAGGCCCCGGCGCTGCAGTTCGCGCAGGACGACGCGCGCACCGGTGACGGCGCGATCGTCGCCGGTTTCCCGGAGAACGGCGCCTTCGACGTGCGCGCCGCCCGCGTCCGCGGCCGTATCGAGGCCAATGGCCCCGACATCTACCGCCGCTCCACCGTGCACCGCGATGTGTACTCGCTGTACGCGACGGTGCGGCAGGGCAACTCCGGCGGTCCGCTGCTCACCCCGCAGGGGCGGGTGTACGGCGTGGTCTTCGCCAAGTCACTCGACGACGCCAACACCGGATACGCGCTGACGGCGGACGAGGTGAGCGAGGACATCCAGAAGGGGCGCACGGCCGACCAGCCGGTGGACAGCCAGGGGTGTGCTCTCTAG
- a CDS encoding alpha/beta fold hydrolase → MTVPDTSASVVRLDGPWSHRDVAANGARFHIAELGDGPLVLLLHGFPQFWWTWRHQLPALADAGYRAVAMDLRGVGGSDRTPRGYDPANLALDITGVIRSLGEPDAALVGHDLGGYLAWTAAVMRPKLVRRLAVASMPHPRRWRSAMVADVKQSAASSHIWGFQRPWLPERQLVADDAAAVGRLIRDWSGPRLPEDEAVEVYRRAMCIPSTAHCSIEPYRWMVRSLARPDGFQFNRRMKRPVRVPTLHLHGSLDPVTRTRSAAGSGEYVEAPYRWRLFDGLGHFPHEEDPRAFSTELINWLKDPEPDR, encoded by the coding sequence ATGACCGTCCCTGATACCTCCGCGTCGGTCGTACGGCTCGACGGCCCCTGGTCCCACCGGGATGTCGCGGCCAACGGCGCGCGCTTCCACATCGCCGAGCTGGGTGACGGCCCGCTGGTACTGCTGTTGCACGGCTTTCCGCAGTTCTGGTGGACCTGGCGGCACCAGCTGCCCGCGCTCGCCGACGCCGGCTACCGCGCGGTCGCGATGGATCTGCGCGGAGTGGGCGGCAGCGACCGTACGCCCCGGGGCTACGACCCGGCCAACCTCGCTCTCGACATCACCGGTGTGATCCGCTCGCTGGGTGAGCCGGACGCCGCGCTCGTCGGCCATGACCTGGGCGGATATCTGGCGTGGACGGCCGCCGTGATGCGGCCGAAGCTGGTGCGGCGGCTCGCGGTGGCCTCGATGCCGCATCCCCGCCGCTGGCGCTCGGCTATGGTCGCGGACGTCAAGCAGAGTGCCGCCAGCTCCCATATCTGGGGCTTCCAGCGGCCCTGGCTGCCCGAGCGCCAGCTGGTCGCGGACGACGCGGCGGCGGTGGGGCGGCTGATCCGGGACTGGTCCGGACCGCGGCTGCCCGAGGACGAGGCGGTGGAGGTCTACCGGCGGGCGATGTGCATCCCCTCGACCGCGCACTGCTCGATCGAGCCGTACCGCTGGATGGTGCGGTCGCTGGCGCGGCCGGACGGTTTCCAGTTCAACCGGCGGATGAAGCGGCCGGTGCGGGTGCCGACCCTGCATCTGCACGGGTCACTCGACCCGGTGACGCGCACCCGCAGCGCGGCGGGCTCCGGTGAGTATGTCGAGGCGCCCTACCGCTGGCGGCTGTTCGACGGGCTCGGCCACTTCCCGCACGAGGAGGACCCCCGGGCCTTCTCCACCGAGCTGATCAACTGGCTGAAGGACCCCGAACCCGACCGCTGA
- a CDS encoding phage holin family protein has translation MSAADDGGNRSLGQLVATATTELSALVHDEIALAKAELRVGAKKAAVGSGAGMAAGVLLLFSLPVLSFALAYGMRSWTGLGLAWCFLIVGGIYWLFAGILGLLALLKFKKVKAPKRSISSSKETAAVLGSVKPHPRAGSNGGRPARDVTRSSA, from the coding sequence ATGAGCGCAGCCGACGACGGCGGCAACCGCAGCCTCGGCCAGCTGGTGGCGACGGCGACCACCGAGCTGTCGGCGCTGGTGCACGACGAGATCGCGCTGGCCAAGGCCGAGCTCCGGGTGGGGGCCAAGAAGGCCGCGGTCGGCAGCGGCGCGGGGATGGCGGCCGGGGTGCTGCTGCTGTTCTCGCTGCCGGTGCTGAGTTTCGCCCTCGCCTACGGCATGCGCTCGTGGACCGGCCTCGGCCTCGCCTGGTGCTTCCTGATCGTGGGCGGGATCTACTGGCTGTTCGCCGGGATCCTGGGTCTGCTGGCACTGCTGAAGTTCAAGAAGGTCAAGGCGCCGAAGCGGTCGATTTCCTCGTCCAAGGAGACGGCCGCCGTACTGGGGAGCGTCAAGCCGCATCCGCGTGCCGGGAGCAATGGCGGACGCCCGGCGCGGGATGTGACACGCTCGTCGGCATGA
- the nhaA gene encoding Na+/H+ antiporter NhaA, producing MAAPTSRKFLGRLSLPERTFVIDALRTETVGGVILLVAAIVALVLANTPLSGVYGDIRDFSFGPQALHLHLSVASWATDGLLTIFFFVAGIELKRELVAGELRDPKAAALPVIAAVCGMVVPALVYVIVSVSGGGSLKGWAVPTATDIAFALAVLAVIGTALPAALRAFLLTLAVVDDLGAIVIIAIFFTQHINFVALILSVAALALFWLLHRKGVRTAWIYVPLAVVIWALMHASGVHATIAGVAMGLMLRCTVREGEERSPAERVEHRVRPVSAGVAVPLFALFAAGVPLSGGAVADVFTRPETLGVVLGLVVGKAVGVFGGSWCAARFTRAELNEDLAWADVFAVAALAGIGFTVSLLIDELAFLGDPTLAEEVKAAVLIGSLTAALFAGILLKLRNTKYQRLCQEEERDEDMDGIPDIYELDSPAYHLRMAAIHEAKAAEHRRLAEVAAANDSSDDGPA from the coding sequence GTGGCCGCGCCCACCAGCCGCAAGTTTCTCGGACGCCTGTCGCTGCCCGAGCGGACGTTCGTCATCGACGCGTTGCGCACCGAGACCGTCGGCGGTGTGATCCTCCTGGTGGCCGCCATCGTGGCGCTGGTCCTCGCCAACACCCCCCTCAGCGGTGTCTACGGCGACATCAGGGACTTCTCCTTCGGCCCACAGGCGCTGCATCTGCATCTCTCGGTCGCCTCCTGGGCCACCGACGGCCTGCTGACGATCTTCTTCTTCGTCGCGGGTATCGAGCTCAAGCGCGAGCTGGTAGCGGGCGAGCTGCGCGACCCCAAGGCCGCCGCGCTGCCCGTGATCGCCGCCGTCTGCGGCATGGTCGTACCCGCGCTCGTCTATGTCATCGTCAGCGTGAGCGGCGGCGGCAGTCTCAAGGGCTGGGCCGTGCCGACCGCCACCGATATCGCCTTCGCGCTCGCCGTCCTCGCCGTGATCGGCACCGCGCTGCCCGCCGCGCTGCGCGCCTTCCTGCTCACTCTCGCGGTCGTCGACGACCTCGGCGCGATCGTCATCATCGCGATCTTCTTCACCCAGCACATCAACTTCGTCGCCCTGATCCTGTCGGTCGCCGCGCTAGCCCTCTTCTGGCTGCTGCACCGCAAGGGCGTCCGGACGGCCTGGATATACGTCCCGCTCGCCGTGGTGATCTGGGCGCTGATGCACGCCAGCGGTGTGCATGCCACCATCGCCGGCGTCGCGATGGGCCTGATGCTGCGCTGCACCGTACGGGAGGGTGAGGAGCGCTCTCCCGCCGAGCGCGTCGAGCACCGGGTGCGCCCGGTGTCGGCGGGGGTGGCGGTGCCGCTGTTCGCGCTGTTCGCGGCCGGGGTGCCGCTCTCCGGCGGCGCCGTGGCGGATGTCTTCACCCGCCCGGAGACCCTCGGCGTGGTCCTCGGCCTCGTCGTGGGCAAGGCCGTCGGCGTCTTCGGCGGCTCCTGGTGCGCCGCCCGCTTCACCAGGGCCGAGCTGAACGAAGACCTGGCCTGGGCGGATGTCTTCGCCGTGGCCGCCCTCGCCGGAATCGGCTTCACCGTCTCCCTCCTCATCGACGAACTCGCCTTCCTCGGCGACCCCACGCTCGCCGAGGAGGTCAAGGCGGCGGTCCTCATCGGCTCGCTGACCGCCGCCCTGTTCGCCGGGATCCTCCTCAAACTGCGCAACACCAAGTACCAGCGGCTGTGTCAGGAGGAGGAGCGGGACGAGGACATGGACGGCATCCCGGATATCTACGAGCTCGACAGCCCCGCGTACCACCTGCGGATGGCCGCCATTCACGAGGCAAAGGCCGCCGAGCACCGGCGGCTTGCCGAAGTGGCTGCCGCGAACGACTCCAGCGACGATGGTCCGGCATGA
- the acs gene encoding acetate--CoA ligase, with protein MSNESLANLLREERRFAPPAELTANANVTAEAYERAKVDRLGFWAEQARRLSWATAPTETLDWSNPPFAKWFADGKLNVAYNCVDRHVENGLGDRVALHFEGEPGDTRSLTYAELQREVSQAAHALTELGVRSGDRVAIYMPMIPETVVAMLACARIGAPHSVVFGGFSADALATRIQDADARVIITSDGGYRRGKPSALKPAVDEALTRPGTENVRNVLVVRRTGQEVDWSEGRDVWWHEIVARQPEQHTPEAFDAEHPLFILYTSGTTGKPKGILHTSGGYLTQVSYTHHAVFDLKPETDVFWCTADVGWVTGHSYIVYGPLSNGATEVLYEGTPDTPHQGRWWEVVQKYGVTILYTAPTAIRACMKWGDDIPAKFDLSSLRILGSVGEPINPEAWVWYRKHIGADTTPVVDTWWQTETGGIMISPLPGVTATKPGSAQVALPGIAATVVDDEANEVPNGHGGYLVLTEPWPSMLRTIWGDDQRYLDTYWSRFDKRYFAGDGAKKDDDGDIWLLGRVDDVMLVSGHNISTTEVESALVSHPKVAEAAVVGATDPQTTQAICAFVILRGTAAEDEGLVEELRAHVAKQLGPIAKPKRILPVAELPKTRSGKIMRRLLRDVAENRALGDVTTLTDSSVMELIQSKLPSAPSED; from the coding sequence GTGAGTAACGAGAGCCTGGCCAACCTTCTTCGGGAGGAGCGTCGCTTCGCGCCGCCCGCCGAGCTGACCGCGAACGCCAATGTCACGGCCGAGGCGTATGAGCGGGCGAAGGTGGACCGCCTGGGCTTCTGGGCCGAGCAGGCCCGTCGGCTGTCCTGGGCGACCGCGCCGACCGAGACACTCGACTGGTCGAACCCGCCCTTCGCGAAGTGGTTCGCCGACGGCAAGCTCAATGTGGCGTACAACTGCGTCGACCGGCATGTCGAGAACGGCCTGGGCGACCGGGTGGCCCTCCACTTCGAGGGCGAGCCCGGCGACACCCGCTCCCTCACCTACGCCGAGTTGCAGCGGGAGGTCTCCCAAGCGGCCCATGCACTGACCGAGTTGGGTGTCCGGTCGGGTGACCGGGTCGCCATTTACATGCCGATGATCCCGGAGACCGTGGTCGCGATGCTGGCCTGCGCCCGCATCGGCGCCCCGCATTCGGTGGTCTTCGGCGGTTTCTCGGCCGACGCTCTCGCCACCCGTATCCAGGACGCCGACGCCCGGGTCATCATCACCTCCGACGGAGGCTACCGCCGTGGCAAGCCGTCCGCGCTCAAGCCCGCCGTCGACGAGGCGCTCACCCGGCCCGGCACCGAGAACGTGCGCAATGTGCTGGTCGTCCGCCGCACCGGCCAGGAGGTGGACTGGAGCGAGGGCCGCGACGTCTGGTGGCACGAGATCGTGGCGCGCCAGCCGGAGCAGCACACCCCCGAGGCGTTCGACGCCGAGCACCCGCTGTTCATCCTCTACACCTCGGGCACGACCGGTAAGCCGAAGGGCATCCTGCACACCTCCGGCGGCTACCTCACCCAGGTCTCCTACACCCACCACGCCGTCTTCGACCTCAAGCCGGAGACCGATGTCTTCTGGTGCACGGCGGACGTCGGCTGGGTCACCGGCCACTCCTACATCGTCTACGGCCCACTCTCCAACGGCGCCACCGAGGTGCTCTACGAGGGCACCCCGGACACCCCGCACCAGGGCCGCTGGTGGGAAGTCGTCCAGAAGTACGGGGTCACCATCCTGTACACCGCCCCGACCGCGATCCGCGCCTGCATGAAGTGGGGCGACGACATCCCGGCCAAGTTCGACCTCTCCTCGCTGCGGATCCTCGGTTCCGTCGGCGAGCCCATCAACCCCGAGGCATGGGTCTGGTACCGCAAGCACATCGGCGCGGACACCACTCCCGTCGTCGACACCTGGTGGCAGACCGAGACCGGCGGCATCATGATCAGCCCGTTGCCGGGCGTCACCGCCACCAAGCCCGGTTCGGCCCAGGTCGCGCTGCCGGGCATCGCCGCCACCGTCGTGGACGACGAGGCCAATGAGGTGCCGAACGGCCATGGCGGCTATCTGGTGCTCACCGAGCCGTGGCCGTCCATGCTCCGCACCATCTGGGGCGACGACCAGCGCTACCTGGACACCTACTGGTCCCGCTTCGACAAGCGCTACTTCGCGGGCGACGGCGCCAAGAAGGACGACGACGGCGACATCTGGCTGCTCGGCCGGGTCGACGATGTGATGCTGGTCTCCGGACACAACATCTCCACGACCGAGGTCGAGTCGGCCCTCGTCTCGCACCCCAAGGTCGCCGAGGCGGCGGTCGTCGGCGCCACCGACCCGCAGACCACCCAGGCCATCTGCGCATTCGTCATCCTGCGCGGCACCGCGGCCGAGGACGAGGGCCTGGTCGAGGAGTTGCGGGCGCATGTGGCCAAGCAGCTCGGCCCGATCGCCAAGCCCAAGCGGATCCTGCCGGTGGCCGAGCTGCCCAAGACCCGCTCCGGCAAGATCATGCGGCGTCTGCTGCGCGATGTCGCCGAGAACCGGGCGCTGGGCGATGTCACCACGCTCACCGACTCCTCCGTCATGGAGCTGATCCAGAGCAAGCTGCCCTCCGCCCCCAGCGAGGACTGA